The genomic window CTCACACTCTTGCAGAATGTCTTTTATGTATTCCCTGTAGTCTCTTTTTGGCATCTCCTTTTGTCTTATTATATCCTTCCAGTTTTCCATCACAGGCACATAGCTTTTTAGAATCTTCTCTGCGGTATGAGGTCTAAACCTCAAAGAGCTTTTCATAATGAGGTCAACCCTCACTCCAAGCCTCTCAGAGAGAAACTCCTCAAGCTCCATAACATCCCAAAGAGAAATATCCTTTTCAAAGTCCACAAGAAGGTCAAGGTCGCTGTCTTGTCTTTGCTCTCCTCTCAGGTATGAGCCAAAAACTCCAAGCTCTTTCACTCCATACCTCTCTCTCAAGTAGGGCAAGAGGCTTAAAAGCTCTTCCATGAAAAGCTCAAGAGTTGGTAGAGTCTTCTCTTTTGGCATAGGTTAAAATATACTCTATGCTGGGCTACTATGTGGTTTTTATCACTACACCAGTGGACAAGGCTCAAGAAATAGCCAATTACATAATAGAGAATAAGCTGGGTGCTTGCGTAAACGTGGTTCCAGAAGTTAGCTCCATATACTGGTGGAAGGGGAACATAGAAAGGGATAAGGAAAGCCTTCTTGTGGTAAAGACCTCCGCTCAAAAGTTTAAAGACTTGCTTGAGGGTGTAAAGTCTATTCATCCCTATACAGTTCCCGAGATAATTGCCTTGCCTATAGTTGCAGGCAATGAGGACTACCTTAAATGGATAGATGACTCTATTGCATGAGCTGTTTCATAGCCCAGTAGTCAGTAAGTTTCTATAATTTCCTCATGGTTTGCAAGCACCAGCATGAGTTTTATACACCGCACCACAGAGCCCAAAGACGGGTTTTGATAGTTTTCCTTATCACGCTTTTTACCATGTTCTTGGAGATATTGGCAGGCTATATGTTTAACTCTGTTGCTCTCCTTGCGGATGGGATTCATATGTCTACACACGCCTTTGCTTTTGCCATAGCCTATATGGCTTACTTTTTTGCAAAAAGATGGGCAAGGGATGGTAGTTTTACCTTTGGCACTTGGAAGGTGGAGGTGCTTGGAGCATATACCAGTGCTATTTTGCTTTTCTTCGTTTCCTTTCTCATATTGGAAGAGAGCCTCTCAAAGTTCCTAAGGGGTGGAGAAACCAAGTATGAGGAGGCACTGCTTGTGGCTTTTGTGGGGCTTGGGGTAAATATCCTTAGTGCCTACATACTCCATGGTGGACAGCACCACCACCATCATGACTTAAACCTCAGGGGTGCTTATTTGCATGTGCTTGCGGATGCTCTTACCTCTGTGCTTGCCATAGGTGGTTTGCTGGCAGGAAAGTATCTTGGTTTGTGGTTTATGGACCCTCTAATGGGTTTGCTGGGCTTTGTGCTTATAATAAGGTGGTCTTTGTCTCTCATGAAAGAAACAACACCCATACTCCTTGACAGGGAAGGCAAAAATCCTTTAGTGAAAGAGATAATAAATGCCCTTGAGGAAGGTGGTAAAAGCAAGGTCTATGACATACACCTTCTTAAGATATATAGTGGCAAATACGCTTGTATAGTGGGAATTGAAACCTCTGAAAACTACGACCTTGAACACTACCATAGGATAATATCCCGCTTTGAACAGATAGCCCACGCAACGGTAGAGCTGAAAAGCTGTGCCAAAGGTGAGTGAACAATTTTACAATTTTGTAAACAATTTTACATAACTTCTCAAGGCTCACCCCTCTAAAAGGTAGTAAAATTAACCCTTAGCCAGCTCCTTGTGGTTGGCATGTTTTTTGCAAAATAACTCACAGGAGGTTAAAGCATGAAAAAGGTGGAAGCCATAATCAAGCCCTTTAAGCTGGACGAGGTCAAGGATGCCCTTGTGGAGATAGGCATAGGCGGTATGACGGTTACAGAGGTTCGTGGTTTTGGTCAACAAAAGGGACACACGGAGATATACCGTGGCACAGAGTATGTCATTGACTTTCTGCCTAAGGTTAAGATTGAGGTGATAGTGAGGGATGAGGACGTGGAAAAGGTGGTAGAGACTATAATGAAAACCGCCCAAACGGGTAGGGTGGGAGACGGAAAGATATTCATAATACCCGTTGAGGATGTGATAAGGATTAGGACGGGTGAAAGAGGAGAACAGGCAATTTAAAAACTTTATAAAGGAGGTTTAAACATGCCCAAGTATTCACCAGCTGAGGTGCTAAGCCTCATCGAGCAGGAAGGAGTCCAGTATGTGGACCTGAGGTTTTCTGACCTCTTTGGTCAGTGGCAACACCTTACCATCCCAGCCTATGAGCTGTCCCTGGATACCTTTGAGGAAGGTAGAGGCTTTGACGGCTCATCCATAAGGGGATGGCAATCCATTCATGAGTCAGATATGCTTGCCTTTCCCGACCCTACTACCGCTTTTATTGACCCCTTTATGGAGCCAAAGACCTTGGTGATGATATGCGATATCTATGACCCTATAACAAGAGAGAGGTATGGTAGGGATACTCGCTATATTGCTCAAAAGGCAGAGCAATACCTAAAGCAGACAGGTATAGGAGACACCGCCTACTATGGACCAGAGGCGGAGTTTTTCATCTTTGACTCTGTGGAGTTTGGAACCTCTGCCAATTATGCCTTTTGGAGGATAGACTCAGAGGAAGGATGGTGGAACAGAGAGATAACCTCTTCTGGCTACAAAATACCACACAAAAGGGGCTACTTCCCAGTGCCACCCTTGGATAAGGTTCATGGACTTAGGAACGAAATGGTTTCTATAATGTCCCAGTTGGGAATAGTGGTAGAGCTTCACCACCACGAGGTTGCCACCGCAGGTCAAGGAGAGATAGACATTCGTTATGACTCTTTGGTAAATCAGGCAGACAAACTTTTCCTTTACAAGTATATAGTGCGTATGGTCGCCCACAAGTATGGAAAGTTTGCCACCTTTATGCCAAAGGTTTTACCTAACGACAACGGTTCAGGTATGCATACCCACTTTTCTATATGGAAGGAGGGTCAAAACCTCTTTGCAGGTTCTGAGTATGCAGGTCTTTCTGAATTAGCCCTATATGCAATAGGTGGTATCCTCAAGCATGGACCTGCCCTTACTGCTTTTACGAACCCTACTATAAATTCCTACCACAGGCTTGTGCCAGGCTTTGAAGCCCCCGTAAGGCTTGCCTATTCTGCAAGAAACAGGTCTGCTGCCATAAGGATACCCATGTATTCCGCATCACCAAAGGCGAAAAGAATAGAAATTCGTTTCCCAGACGCCACTTGCAATCCTTATCTTGCCTTTTCCGCCATACTCATGGCAGCAATAGACGGTATAGAAAACCGCATACACCCCGGAGAGCCCTTTGACAAGGACATATACTCCCTACCACCAGAGGAGCTAAAAGACATACCACAGCTACCCGGCTCACTGGAAGAATCCCTCAAGGCTCTTGAAAATGACTACGAGTTTCTCCTAAAGGGTGGGGTGTTTACGGAGGAGCTTATAGAGCTCTGGATAAGCTCCAAGAAGAAGGAAATTGATGAGATGAGGTTCATACCCCATCCTAAGGAGTTTGAGCTTTACTTTGACATCTAAGTAAAAAAACCGCCCCGCCCTTTTTGGGTGGGGCAAAGGAGGAGATAAAATGCGTCGCCTGACAACTATTATACCATTGCTTTTGGTGAGCCTTTCCTTTGCGGAGGAATCCACTCCAAAGTTAGATACTGGAGACACCGCCTGGCTTTTGGTGTCTTCTGCCCTTGTTATGCTCATGACCCTGCCGGGTCTTGCCCTCTTCTACGGAGGCATGGCAAAGAGAAAGGACACCTTAAACACCATAGCTATGTCCTTCGTAGCATACTGCCTTGCGTCTTTGGTCTGGTTTGCCTACGGCTATAGCCTTGCCTTTGGAGAAGACATCGGAGGCATCATAGGCAGTGCAAGCAAAATATTTTTAAGCGGAGTGGGTGTTAAAAGCCTTCAGGGCACCATCCCCGAGCTTCTCTTTGTCATGTTTCAGCTTACCTTTGCGGCAATTACCGTAGCCTTAGCAAGTGGTTCTTATGTGGAAAGGCTTAAGTTCTCCGCTTGGGTGATATTTGTGGTCTTGTGGGTGAGCTTGGTTTATGTTCCAATAGCCCACTGGGTGTGGGGTGGAGGCTTTTTGGCAAAGGACGGAGCCCTTGACTTTGCAGGGGGAACGGTGGTTCACATAAACGCTGGCATTGCAGGTCTTGTGGGTGCTTTAATCCTTGGCAGGAGAAAGGATGCGGTCTTACTGCCCAACAACCTGCCACTTGTGGTGCTTGGTGCAGGGCTTTTGTGGTTTGGATGGTTTGGCTTTAATGCTGGCTCTGCGGTAGGTGCCAATGGACTTGCTGCGGTAGCCATGCTAAACACCAACATAGCAACAGCCACTGCAGCTTTGGCATGGATGTTTACCGAATGGCTTCATAGGAAAAAACCTACAGTTCTTGGACTTGCCTCCGGTGTGATAGCAGGACTTGTGGCTATCACTCCTGCTGCGGGCTTTGTGAACGTGGTGGGTGCTTTCATAATAGGCTTGGTGGCAGGACCTATATGCTACTTCATGGTAGCTGAGGTAAAAGAGAAACTGGGCTATGACGACGCCCTTGACGTGTTTGGCATACACGGTGTAGCGGGTATCATAGGAGCTATCCTCACGGGTGTCTTTGCAGACCCATCTATAAACGAGGCAGGTAAAGGGCTTCTTTACGGAAACCCCGGGCAGGTTATTACACAGATATGGTCTGTGATAGTGACGGTGGTATACAGTGGTGTTATGACCGCCATAATCCTCTTTGTTGCCAAGGCTTTAACTGGTCTAAAGGTTAAAGAGGAAGAGGAAATAACTGGGCTTGACAGGTCCCAGCACGGAGAAAGTGCATACAACATCTCATAAGGAGGTATAGACATGAGAAAGTTAGCCCTCATAGGTTCAGTCCTTGGAGCCCTTGGCTCTGCCCATGCCCTTGAGCTAAAAACAGACTTGCTTGGAACCCTCAAGATAGAGGGAGCCCTCACAGGCTATATGCTCCACAGCAACAACACCTCAGACACAAAGAAAACGCGCTACGATGTAGGCTCAGCTATTATAAGCCTTTCAAAGCCTGCTGAACCCTTTGGCTTTACCCTAATGGGTGGTGCCTATGCAACGCCAGTGGTGGGGGCAGGACTCTTAAAGACCTCAGATACTACAGACCTCTTTAGTGCTCTTCCTGTTGCCTATGTGGAATATGCACCCATAAAGGGGCTTTCCCTACAAGCTGGAAAACTGCCCACCATAATAGGTTATGAGTCCGCCTTTACCTATCTGAATAACTATATTCAGAGAGGTTTAATATGGAACATGCAGCCAGTTATAAACAACGGTGTGAGGGTAGCTTACAGCACGGACCTCTTTACGGTGAAAGCGGGTATTAACGACGGCTTTTATACCCTTAGCACCACTGACCCAAAGGTAGC from Hydrogenobacter sp. T-8 includes these protein-coding regions:
- a CDS encoding HepT-like ribonuclease domain-containing protein; amino-acid sequence: MPKEKTLPTLELFMEELLSLLPYLRERYGVKELGVFGSYLRGEQRQDSDLDLLVDFEKDISLWDVMELEEFLSERLGVRVDLIMKSSLRFRPHTAEKILKSYVPVMENWKDIIRQKEMPKRDYREYIKDILQECEFVRKYTQGIEYEDFLESDLLRHAVVRALEVIGEAVKNLPNELLEKYPQIEWKRVKGMRDRLAHAYFGVDYELLWKVVKEELPILCKVVRDML
- the cutA gene encoding divalent-cation tolerance protein CutA; its protein translation is MLGYYVVFITTPVDKAQEIANYIIENKLGACVNVVPEVSSIYWWKGNIERDKESLLVVKTSAQKFKDLLEGVKSIHPYTVPEIIALPIVAGNEDYLKWIDDSIA
- a CDS encoding cation diffusion facilitator family transporter translates to MVCKHQHEFYTPHHRAQRRVLIVFLITLFTMFLEILAGYMFNSVALLADGIHMSTHAFAFAIAYMAYFFAKRWARDGSFTFGTWKVEVLGAYTSAILLFFVSFLILEESLSKFLRGGETKYEEALLVAFVGLGVNILSAYILHGGQHHHHHDLNLRGAYLHVLADALTSVLAIGGLLAGKYLGLWFMDPLMGLLGFVLIIRWSLSLMKETTPILLDREGKNPLVKEIINALEEGGKSKVYDIHLLKIYSGKYACIVGIETSENYDLEHYHRIISRFEQIAHATVELKSCAKGE
- the glnB gene encoding nitrogen regulator P-II GlnB — encoded protein: MKKVEAIIKPFKLDEVKDALVEIGIGGMTVTEVRGFGQQKGHTEIYRGTEYVIDFLPKVKIEVIVRDEDVEKVVETIMKTAQTGRVGDGKIFIIPVEDVIRIRTGERGEQAI
- the glnA gene encoding type I glutamate--ammonia ligase encodes the protein MPKYSPAEVLSLIEQEGVQYVDLRFSDLFGQWQHLTIPAYELSLDTFEEGRGFDGSSIRGWQSIHESDMLAFPDPTTAFIDPFMEPKTLVMICDIYDPITRERYGRDTRYIAQKAEQYLKQTGIGDTAYYGPEAEFFIFDSVEFGTSANYAFWRIDSEEGWWNREITSSGYKIPHKRGYFPVPPLDKVHGLRNEMVSIMSQLGIVVELHHHEVATAGQGEIDIRYDSLVNQADKLFLYKYIVRMVAHKYGKFATFMPKVLPNDNGSGMHTHFSIWKEGQNLFAGSEYAGLSELALYAIGGILKHGPALTAFTNPTINSYHRLVPGFEAPVRLAYSARNRSAAIRIPMYSASPKAKRIEIRFPDATCNPYLAFSAILMAAIDGIENRIHPGEPFDKDIYSLPPEELKDIPQLPGSLEESLKALENDYEFLLKGGVFTEELIELWISSKKKEIDEMRFIPHPKEFELYFDI
- a CDS encoding ammonium transporter is translated as MRRLTTIIPLLLVSLSFAEESTPKLDTGDTAWLLVSSALVMLMTLPGLALFYGGMAKRKDTLNTIAMSFVAYCLASLVWFAYGYSLAFGEDIGGIIGSASKIFLSGVGVKSLQGTIPELLFVMFQLTFAAITVALASGSYVERLKFSAWVIFVVLWVSLVYVPIAHWVWGGGFLAKDGALDFAGGTVVHINAGIAGLVGALILGRRKDAVLLPNNLPLVVLGAGLLWFGWFGFNAGSAVGANGLAAVAMLNTNIATATAALAWMFTEWLHRKKPTVLGLASGVIAGLVAITPAAGFVNVVGAFIIGLVAGPICYFMVAEVKEKLGYDDALDVFGIHGVAGIIGAILTGVFADPSINEAGKGLLYGNPGQVITQIWSVIVTVVYSGVMTAIILFVAKALTGLKVKEEEEITGLDRSQHGESAYNIS
- a CDS encoding porin, whose amino-acid sequence is MRKLALIGSVLGALGSAHALELKTDLLGTLKIEGALTGYMLHSNNTSDTKKTRYDVGSAIISLSKPAEPFGFTLMGGAYATPVVGAGLLKTSDTTDLFSALPVAYVEYAPIKGLSLQAGKLPTIIGYESAFTYLNNYIQRGLIWNMQPVINNGVRVAYSTDLFTVKAGINDGFYTLSTTDPKVAFEGSIGITPIKDASLSFNFLIPDKDSKPNDTAFPANKREYNIVASYTFENLSFGADLMYVEAPKSSKAGVPEKAKASGGCVHFSYNIKPFKLSGRAEYVKDNSDVGGIDLLGLGDGNKGWTFTITPAYKSGPLMVRAEVSYVKADNPFTTNGKKNQTRLGLEVGFLF